In Candidatus Abyssobacteria bacterium SURF_5, the following proteins share a genomic window:
- a CDS encoding 3-hydroxy-5-phosphonooxypentane-2,4-dione thiolase gives MDWGLQNRLSRIIKPKTGRTVMLAVDHGYFQGPTTGLQQPGKTIKPLIPYADSLMLTRGVLRACIDPGTDIPIVLRVSGGTSILKELSNEGLTTSVEEAIRLNVSAITLSIFVGGEYERQTLLALGKLVDEGNKYGIPVLAVTAVGREMARDARYLGLACRIAAEIGAHFVKTYYCDDFEKMVEGCPVPLVIAGGKKLPEREALEMAYNAVSRGASGVDMGRNIFQSDSPVGMIKAVRAIIHKKATVDEAFGIYESEKTKKSGVVIQESALQLGEKV, from the coding sequence ATGGACTGGGGACTGCAAAACAGGCTTTCTCGCATAATCAAACCGAAAACGGGGCGCACGGTGATGCTGGCGGTCGATCACGGATATTTTCAGGGGCCGACCACCGGGCTCCAGCAGCCGGGAAAAACGATCAAGCCGCTCATCCCGTATGCGGATTCGCTGATGCTGACGCGCGGAGTGCTGCGCGCATGCATTGATCCCGGCACGGATATCCCCATCGTCCTGCGCGTGTCCGGCGGAACGAGCATCCTGAAGGAACTCTCGAATGAAGGCCTGACGACATCCGTTGAGGAAGCGATCCGGCTGAATGTTTCCGCCATCACGCTCTCGATTTTCGTTGGCGGCGAATACGAGCGCCAGACGCTGCTCGCGCTCGGCAAGCTGGTGGACGAAGGCAACAAGTACGGCATTCCCGTGCTCGCGGTAACGGCGGTTGGCCGCGAGATGGCGCGCGATGCCCGCTATCTCGGTCTTGCCTGCCGCATTGCCGCCGAGATCGGCGCGCATTTCGTGAAGACCTACTATTGCGATGACTTCGAGAAAATGGTTGAAGGGTGTCCGGTGCCGCTGGTGATCGCGGGCGGGAAGAAGCTGCCGGAGCGCGAGGCGCTCGAGATGGCGTACAATGCCGTCAGCCGCGGCGCATCCGGCGTCGATATGGGCCGTAACATCTTCCAGTCCGACAGCCCGGTCGGCATGATCAAGGCGGTCCGCGCCATCATTCACAAGAAGGCGACGGTAGACGAAGCCTTCGGCATCTATGAGTCGGAGAAAACAAAAAAGAGCGGAGTCGTCATTCAGGAGTCGGCGCTGCAACTCGGGGAAAAAGTGTAG
- the ligA gene encoding NAD-dependent DNA ligase LigA has protein sequence MSKEQARAEIEDLRRRINHHNYLYYVLDNPQITDAEYDRLIRRLIELEEKHPELIIPDSPTQRIGAAPAVEFATVEHSVPMLSLGNAFSYDELRDFDKRVRKGVRVDSLEYVCEPKYDGSAIELVYENGRLVTGSTRGDGYRGEDVTQNLKTIRTVPLRLQGEGVPARLEARGEVVLNLKDFEELNRKRLEKGEPIFANPRNAAAGSLRQLNPRITASRPLNVYIYARGHIEDHDFETHWDTMQTFRDWGLRVNLPEMRLVQGIEEAVEYCRDLEERRHSLPYEVDGAVIKVNRYEYQDALGATSKSPRWAIAFKFAAQEEETVLEEIAVNVGRTGAVTPFAILKPVRVSGVEVRRATLHNEDEIARKDIRAGDHVIVRRAGEVIPEIVKSIPEKRTGKEKIFQMPRKCPVCGSAIERTPGEVASYCTGSSCPAQQLEHIIHFASKGAMDIDGLGEMRVLQFLNEGLIQDAGDLYYLKKEQIVPLERMADKSAENLIRSIDKSRHTTLGRFLYALGIRHVGEHTAKVLAAHFGSLKNIMNASLEQIDQVREIGPVVAQSVHTFFRQPKNIELINKLLEGRIKIKREEKAEETPLQGKTFVFTGALEHFKRDEAKKLVERLGARASSSVSKQTDYVVAGAEPGSKYDTAKKLGVNIISEAEFHKMVEQYL, from the coding sequence ATGTCAAAAGAACAAGCACGCGCGGAAATAGAAGACCTTCGACGCCGGATAAATCACCACAATTACCTCTACTACGTTCTCGACAACCCGCAGATAACCGATGCCGAATACGATCGCCTGATACGCAGGTTGATCGAGCTCGAAGAAAAACATCCCGAACTCATCATTCCCGACTCGCCCACTCAACGCATCGGAGCCGCGCCCGCCGTCGAATTCGCAACCGTCGAGCACTCGGTCCCGATGCTCAGCCTCGGCAATGCGTTCTCCTATGACGAATTGAGGGATTTTGACAAGAGGGTGCGCAAAGGAGTCCGAGTCGACTCGCTCGAATACGTGTGCGAGCCGAAATACGATGGTTCCGCGATCGAACTTGTTTATGAGAACGGGCGGCTCGTGACCGGTTCCACCCGCGGCGACGGATATCGCGGTGAGGACGTCACGCAAAATCTGAAGACGATCCGGACAGTCCCGCTACGGCTGCAGGGGGAGGGCGTTCCGGCGCGGCTCGAGGCGCGCGGCGAAGTGGTCCTTAATCTCAAAGACTTCGAGGAACTTAACCGGAAAAGGCTTGAAAAGGGCGAGCCGATTTTCGCGAACCCGCGCAATGCGGCCGCCGGCTCGCTGCGCCAACTCAACCCGCGAATCACGGCATCGCGCCCGCTCAATGTCTACATCTATGCGCGCGGCCACATCGAGGACCACGATTTTGAGACGCATTGGGACACGATGCAGACCTTCCGCGACTGGGGCCTTCGCGTAAACCTCCCGGAGATGCGGCTCGTTCAGGGAATCGAAGAAGCGGTCGAATATTGTAGAGACCTCGAGGAGCGCCGGCACTCGCTGCCGTACGAGGTGGATGGAGCCGTCATAAAAGTGAATCGATACGAGTACCAGGATGCTCTCGGCGCGACCTCGAAGAGTCCTCGCTGGGCGATCGCATTCAAATTCGCGGCGCAGGAGGAGGAGACCGTCCTCGAGGAGATCGCTGTCAACGTCGGTCGCACCGGTGCAGTCACCCCCTTCGCGATACTCAAGCCGGTTCGCGTGAGCGGCGTCGAAGTCCGACGCGCTACGCTCCACAACGAAGACGAGATTGCACGCAAGGATATCCGTGCAGGGGACCATGTCATTGTCAGGCGCGCGGGCGAGGTCATTCCCGAAATCGTGAAGTCGATTCCCGAAAAGCGGACCGGCAAAGAGAAAATCTTTCAGATGCCAAGAAAGTGTCCGGTCTGCGGGTCGGCGATCGAGCGAACCCCCGGCGAGGTTGCTTCATACTGCACCGGCTCGAGTTGTCCTGCGCAACAACTGGAGCACATCATCCACTTTGCCTCCAAGGGCGCCATGGACATCGACGGACTCGGCGAGATGCGCGTTCTGCAGTTCCTGAATGAGGGCCTGATCCAGGACGCGGGCGACCTGTATTACCTGAAGAAAGAGCAGATCGTGCCGCTCGAGCGGATGGCGGATAAATCCGCGGAGAACCTGATCAGGTCGATTGACAAGAGCCGGCATACCACGCTCGGCCGGTTCCTGTACGCGCTCGGCATCCGGCACGTTGGCGAGCACACGGCAAAGGTGCTCGCCGCTCATTTCGGGTCTCTGAAAAACATCATGAACGCATCACTGGAGCAAATCGATCAGGTGAGGGAAATCGGGCCGGTCGTCGCGCAGAGCGTGCACACGTTTTTTCGCCAGCCCAAAAATATCGAGTTAATCAACAAACTGCTCGAGGGTAGAATAAAGATCAAGCGTGAGGAAAAAGCCGAGGAGACGCCGCTGCAGGGGAAAACCTTTGTGTTTACCGGAGCGCTCGAACATTTCAAGCGCGACGAGGCCAAAAAACTGGTCGAGCGGCTTGGAGCACGCGCCTCATCGAGCGTCAGTAAGCAAACCGACTACGTCGTCGCCGGCGCCGAGCCCGGCAGTAAATACGACACCGCCAAAAAGCTCGGCGTGAATATCATCTCTGAAGCCGAATTCCACAAGATGGTCGAGCAATACCTGTGA